A window of Flavobacterium flavigenum contains these coding sequences:
- the moeB gene encoding HesA/MoeB/ThiF family protein has protein sequence MNASSRYNRQIILPEIGENGQYKLLKSKVLIIGAGGLGAAILPYLAAAGVGEIGIVDDDVVEVSNLQRQVIYKSSSVGKYKVEEAKAMAAELNPDVKVNAVAEKLSGKNAIALFEKYDIIVDATDNLQVKYLINDACLITNKPMVYGSIFRFQGQVSVFNYRNGPTYRCLYPDENSSSVNCIEAGVIGISVGIIGLLQANEVIKIILGNGEVLSGKILVYNILNNEQQKYDFEKNSSFLIDKIAFEEKYMIFENTENEIDAEAVLEEMDSEKILFLDVRNADELPKINFKNEIQIPLMNLENELEKLNSTQTIYVYCQSGIRSKMAVELLQKHQFKNVKNVVGGVLALKQLLTKEIKI, from the coding sequence ATGAATGCATCTTCCCGTTATAACCGACAAATCATTCTTCCTGAAATTGGAGAAAATGGCCAGTACAAATTATTAAAATCCAAAGTTTTAATTATTGGGGCAGGAGGTTTGGGTGCTGCGATATTGCCATATTTAGCAGCTGCAGGAGTTGGCGAAATAGGAATTGTAGATGATGACGTAGTCGAAGTTTCAAATTTACAGCGCCAGGTGATTTATAAAAGTTCATCGGTTGGAAAATATAAGGTTGAAGAAGCCAAAGCAATGGCTGCAGAATTGAATCCCGATGTAAAAGTAAACGCTGTTGCTGAAAAACTTTCAGGGAAAAATGCCATTGCTTTATTCGAAAAATATGATATTATTGTTGACGCAACAGATAATCTTCAAGTAAAATACCTCATAAATGATGCCTGTCTGATAACAAATAAACCAATGGTTTACGGATCAATTTTCAGGTTTCAGGGACAGGTTTCGGTTTTTAATTATCGAAATGGCCCAACGTACAGATGTTTGTATCCGGATGAAAACAGTTCGTCTGTAAATTGTATTGAGGCGGGAGTTATCGGAATTTCAGTTGGAATTATAGGTCTGCTGCAGGCTAATGAAGTAATAAAAATTATTCTGGGTAATGGAGAAGTGCTAAGTGGTAAAATATTGGTTTATAATATTCTGAATAACGAGCAGCAGAAATATGATTTTGAAAAAAACAGTTCCTTTTTGATTGACAAAATTGCTTTCGAAGAAAAATATATGATCTTTGAAAATACTGAAAATGAAATAGATGCTGAAGCTGTTTTGGAAGAAATGGATTCTGAGAAAATTCTTTTTTTAGATGTTCGAAATGCAGATGAACTTCCGAAAATTAATTTCAAAAATGAAATCCAGATTCCGTTAATGAATTTAGAAAATGAATTAGAAAAGTTAAATTCAACCCAGACTATTTACGTTTATTGTCAATCCGGAATCAGGAGTAAAATGGCGGTTGAATTGCTTCAGAAACATCAGTTTAAAAATGTAAAAAATGTTGTTGGTGGAGTTTTGGCACTAAAACAATTATTAACTAAAGAAATAAAAATATAG
- a CDS encoding sulfite exporter TauE/SafE family protein, whose translation MQLLTSENMILFSFALIVIAFLYSSVGHGGASGYLALMTIFAFPVAIMKPSALLLNLFVSSISFLFYYRMNYFKPKLFYPFAIASVPAAFIGGFVTLDNTIYKIILGVVLVFAALRLFGIFNFKEKEAVQIKLPFALAIGFVIGLLSGMLGIGGGIILSPILLFLGWASVKESAAISSLFIFVNSFAGMLGFLLGGKIIPIESFYLVPIAVIGGMLGGFYGSGYFSNKTLKIVLGTVILMASVKLIFP comes from the coding sequence ATGCAATTACTTACTTCCGAAAATATGATCCTGTTCAGCTTCGCATTGATTGTGATTGCGTTTCTATACTCAAGTGTAGGTCATGGCGGGGCATCAGGTTATTTGGCGTTAATGACCATTTTCGCTTTCCCGGTGGCTATTATGAAACCATCGGCATTGTTATTGAATTTGTTTGTTTCAAGTATTTCGTTTCTCTTTTATTACAGAATGAATTATTTCAAACCGAAACTGTTTTATCCATTTGCAATAGCTTCTGTTCCGGCAGCATTTATTGGCGGATTTGTTACTTTGGATAACACGATTTATAAAATTATTTTAGGAGTCGTATTAGTATTTGCCGCACTGAGATTGTTCGGAATATTCAATTTTAAAGAAAAAGAAGCGGTTCAGATCAAATTGCCTTTTGCTTTGGCAATCGGATTTGTAATCGGATTGTTGTCAGGGATGTTAGGAATTGGTGGTGGAATTATTTTAAGCCCGATTTTATTGTTCTTAGGATGGGCTTCGGTAAAAGAATCGGCAGCTATTTCGAGTCTGTTTATATTTGTCAATTCATTTGCCGGAATGTTAGGATTCCTTTTGGGAGGGAAAATTATTCCGATAGAAAGTTTTTATCTGGTTCCAATTGCAGTAATAGGAGGAATGTTAGGCGGATTTTACGGAAGCGGTTATTTTTCGAACAAAACCTTAAAAATAGTTTTAGGAACTGTGATTTTAATGGCAAGTGTAAAATTGATTTTTCCGTAA
- a CDS encoding molybdenum cofactor biosynthesis protein MoaE, which translates to MSKNVFVEGPISPVFIADSIAKHQSKHTIGAHNIFLGQVRADVIHDNTVVAIDYSAYTDMANEALHTIREKAFAKFDLTCMHIYHSLGVVKAGEICLFVFVSATRRKQVYEATEAIVNWIKTDVPIFGKEMFENDTFTWKQNT; encoded by the coding sequence ATGAGTAAAAATGTATTTGTAGAAGGACCAATTTCGCCGGTATTTATTGCTGATTCAATAGCCAAACATCAATCAAAACATACGATTGGTGCACATAATATCTTTCTGGGGCAAGTTCGTGCCGATGTAATCCATGATAATACGGTTGTTGCGATTGATTATTCCGCTTATACCGATATGGCGAACGAAGCTTTACACACCATCCGCGAAAAAGCATTTGCCAAATTCGACCTGACCTGTATGCATATTTATCACAGTTTAGGCGTAGTAAAAGCAGGCGAAATCTGTTTGTTTGTATTTGTATCTGCAACACGCAGGAAACAAGTCTACGAAGCCACAGAAGCTATCGTTAACTGGATTAAAACCGATGTGCCGATTTTTGGCAAAGAAATGTTTGAAAACGATACTTTCACCTGGAAACAAAATACCTAA
- a CDS encoding molybdenum cofactor guanylyltransferase, which produces MKTLTVFILCGGKSSRMKSEKGLVLFQEKPFIEHIIQAILAVTENIQLITNTKEYDYLPYQKSADIVKDKGPLGGIYTALTNSETEFNLILSCDIPLISSDLLAELIAKHNQEAQITIFATESRIHPLIGIYSKKLLPIIKEAINENELKMMDFLSKVPHQIIKIEESENFPLTNINSADELNDLNINLS; this is translated from the coding sequence ATGAAAACACTAACAGTATTTATTCTTTGCGGAGGAAAAAGCTCCCGAATGAAGTCAGAGAAAGGATTGGTTTTGTTTCAGGAAAAACCATTTATAGAACATATTATTCAGGCGATTTTGGCTGTTACTGAAAATATTCAGTTAATAACAAATACTAAGGAATATGATTATTTACCCTATCAAAAGTCGGCTGATATAGTTAAAGATAAAGGGCCTTTGGGCGGAATTTACACGGCATTGACAAATTCTGAAACCGAATTTAACCTGATTCTGAGTTGTGACATTCCGTTGATTTCTTCAGATTTGCTGGCTGAATTAATTGCAAAACACAATCAGGAAGCTCAGATTACCATTTTTGCCACAGAAAGCAGGATACATCCGTTAATCGGAATTTATTCTAAAAAGTTACTTCCAATTATAAAAGAAGCGATTAATGAAAATGAACTGAAAATGATGGATTTTCTATCGAAAGTGCCACATCAGATTATAAAAATAGAAGAAAGTGAAAACTTTCCTTTAACGAATATTAATTCGGCTGACGAATTAAACGACCTGAATATCAATTTAAGTTAA
- the moaCB gene encoding bifunctional molybdenum cofactor biosynthesis protein MoaC/MoaB — translation MVDITHKISTLRVATATAIVKVSKQETIDAVVNNLVPKGNVLEMAKTAGLFAVKNTHLSIPDCHPLPIEFTSVEYKIENLEIHIIFKVKTVYKTGVEVEAMHGASIVALTMYDMLKPIDKEIEISTIKLINKEGGKSSFKNKFPNTIKAAVFVCSDSIFAGDKEDRSGKIIVEKLNACGVETAHYEIIPDEIDMIQERTKAFAKENQLVIFTGGTGLSPRDVTPEALSPLLESRIPGIEEAIRDYGQQRMPYAMLSRTVAGTLGKSIVLALPGSTNGARESMDAVFPHLLHVFHILKGKNHDTL, via the coding sequence ATGGTAGATATTACGCATAAAATAAGCACATTAAGAGTCGCAACAGCCACAGCAATTGTCAAAGTAAGCAAACAGGAAACAATTGATGCAGTTGTCAATAATCTGGTGCCGAAAGGTAATGTGCTGGAAATGGCTAAAACGGCTGGCTTGTTTGCAGTTAAGAATACACACTTATCAATTCCGGATTGCCACCCATTGCCAATTGAATTTACTTCAGTAGAATATAAAATTGAAAATTTAGAAATTCATATTATTTTCAAAGTAAAAACCGTTTACAAAACTGGAGTAGAGGTAGAGGCTATGCACGGCGCGTCAATTGTAGCACTAACAATGTACGATATGCTGAAACCAATTGATAAGGAAATCGAAATTTCGACTATTAAATTAATCAACAAAGAAGGCGGTAAATCGTCTTTCAAAAATAAATTTCCGAATACAATTAAAGCTGCAGTTTTTGTTTGTTCCGATTCGATTTTTGCAGGAGATAAAGAAGATCGTTCAGGTAAAATTATTGTAGAGAAATTAAACGCTTGTGGTGTGGAAACAGCGCATTACGAGATTATTCCGGATGAAATTGATATGATTCAGGAGCGAACAAAAGCTTTCGCTAAAGAAAACCAATTAGTAATTTTTACGGGAGGAACAGGATTATCGCCAAGGGATGTAACGCCCGAAGCACTTTCGCCATTATTAGAAAGCAGGATTCCCGGAATAGAAGAAGCCATTCGTGATTATGGTCAGCAACGAATGCCGTATGCCATGTTGTCAAGAACGGTTGCAGGAACTTTAGGAAAAAGTATAGTTTTGGCTTTGCCGGGATCAACAAATGGAGCGAGAGAATCTATGGATGCTGTTTTTCCGCATTTGCTGCACGTTTTTCATATTCTAAAAGGAAAAAATCATGACACCCTCTAA
- a CDS encoding molybdopterin molybdotransferase MoeA, translating into MIQVNEALTIVAENSSKMPLQKIAVRKALGYVLAETVYSPIAMPPFRQSAMDGYAFRHSIKHQYDVVSTSQAGDHSNVKLKENEAIRIFTGAFVPDDADTVVMQEHVMANENSILIAKMPEKLANVRAKGEQINKQEVVFEANTLITPAAIGFLACLGITEIMVYKKPKVAILVTGNELVKPGKKLPKGKIYESNSVMLQAALQTIGIKKTKVFKVKDNLKATRKALKEILEKYDVVLISGGISVGDYDFVKEALLKNGVKELFYKINQKPGKPMFFGSKNETLVFALPGNPASSLTNFYVYVYPAIRNRMGFSDIHLPKVIRKLNADIKNTSGKTLFLKALYDETHVTVLDGQSSAMLNTFATANSLLIVPDDVEIIEKEQFVTLLPID; encoded by the coding sequence ATGATACAAGTAAATGAAGCCTTAACGATTGTAGCTGAAAACAGTTCAAAAATGCCATTGCAAAAAATAGCAGTGAGAAAAGCATTAGGATATGTTTTGGCAGAAACGGTTTATTCGCCAATTGCAATGCCGCCGTTTCGCCAGTCAGCAATGGATGGTTATGCTTTCAGACACAGCATAAAACATCAATATGATGTTGTAAGTACTTCACAAGCGGGTGATCATTCTAATGTAAAACTTAAAGAAAATGAAGCAATCCGAATTTTTACCGGAGCTTTTGTTCCTGATGATGCGGATACTGTTGTGATGCAGGAGCACGTAATGGCAAACGAAAATTCGATTTTGATTGCTAAAATGCCGGAAAAACTGGCTAATGTTCGTGCAAAAGGAGAGCAGATTAATAAACAAGAAGTTGTTTTTGAAGCCAATACTTTAATTACACCGGCAGCAATTGGTTTTCTGGCGTGTTTGGGAATTACAGAAATCATGGTTTACAAAAAGCCTAAAGTGGCTATTTTGGTTACCGGTAACGAACTGGTAAAGCCGGGGAAAAAATTGCCAAAAGGAAAAATTTACGAAAGTAATTCGGTGATGTTACAGGCAGCGCTTCAAACAATTGGTATAAAGAAAACAAAGGTTTTTAAAGTAAAAGACAATCTTAAAGCGACTAGAAAAGCTTTAAAAGAGATATTGGAAAAATACGATGTGGTTTTAATTTCCGGTGGAATTTCAGTTGGGGATTATGATTTTGTAAAAGAAGCATTACTTAAAAACGGAGTTAAGGAACTTTTTTATAAAATCAATCAGAAGCCAGGCAAACCGATGTTTTTCGGTTCTAAAAATGAAACTTTGGTTTTTGCTTTACCCGGAAATCCGGCTTCATCACTGACTAATTTTTATGTTTATGTGTATCCGGCAATCCGAAACCGAATGGGATTTTCAGATATTCATCTACCGAAAGTAATCCGAAAATTAAATGCGGATATTAAAAATACTTCGGGAAAAACATTGTTCTTAAAAGCGTTGTATGATGAAACTCATGTAACAGTTTTAGACGGTCAGAGTTCGGCAATGCTCAATACTTTTGCAACAGCAAACAGCTTATTGATTGTTCCGGATGATGTAGAAATAATTGAAAAAGAACAATTTGTGACTTTGTTGCCGATTGATTAA
- the cobA gene encoding uroporphyrinogen-III C-methyltransferase has product MQNSRTPKLTVVGAGPGDVELITLKAIKALENADVVLYDALVNEELLQYATKAEIVFVGKRLGCHAYTQDQINELIVSMANRYGHVVRLKGGDPFIFGRGSEEIEYSEKFGLETAVVPGISSALGVPASVGISLTQRKVAESFWVITGTTSSHELSKDVYLASKSAATVVILMGMHKLNEIVDIYKTNRTDDLPIAIIQNGTKNSEQKVEGNISSITKLVAEKNISSPAIIVIGEVVKNTSKLTSYFQEHFEDEFIFQNLNL; this is encoded by the coding sequence ATGCAAAACTCAAGAACACCAAAGTTAACAGTAGTAGGCGCAGGCCCGGGAGATGTTGAATTGATTACGCTGAAAGCAATAAAAGCGTTAGAAAATGCCGACGTAGTTTTGTATGATGCTTTAGTAAATGAAGAATTATTGCAATATGCAACAAAAGCAGAGATCGTTTTTGTAGGCAAGCGTTTAGGATGTCATGCTTATACACAGGATCAGATTAACGAGTTGATTGTGTCAATGGCAAACCGTTACGGACATGTGGTACGTTTGAAAGGCGGAGATCCGTTTATTTTTGGGCGTGGAAGTGAAGAAATCGAATATTCAGAAAAGTTCGGATTAGAAACAGCTGTTGTTCCCGGGATTTCATCAGCATTAGGTGTTCCGGCTTCAGTGGGAATCAGTCTTACACAACGAAAAGTTGCTGAAAGTTTCTGGGTGATTACAGGTACAACTTCCAGCCATGAATTATCAAAAGATGTATATTTAGCATCCAAATCGGCTGCGACGGTGGTTATTTTGATGGGGATGCATAAATTAAATGAAATCGTTGACATTTATAAAACCAATCGTACCGATGATCTGCCAATTGCGATTATTCAAAACGGAACTAAAAATTCGGAACAAAAAGTGGAGGGAAACATTAGCTCAATTACTAAATTAGTTGCCGAAAAAAATATTTCATCACCAGCCATTATTGTGATTGGTGAAGTGGTAAAAAATACTTCAAAACTGACTTCTTATTTTCAGGAACATTTTGAAGATGAATTTATATTTCAGAATTTAAATCTATAA
- a CDS encoding DUF2130 domain-containing protein, which translates to MAEQSSIQCPNCGTPIDVNDVLKHQLEDSIRKEFQQKATIQNRELELKNEQFEKAKAEFEAKKKQENELFAERLEREKKAAEKEIGEKLKTKLEEENKDRLLLMEKELSEKSEKIRELNKMQGEIAKLQREKLEMKEAIQAEAEKQLNAQLTLEREKIRKQEDDKNELKFKELQKQLEEQKKLTEEMKRKQEQGSMQLQGEVMELAIEEWLANNFPLDSIDEVKKGANGADCLQIVNTREHQNCGSIYYESKRTKAFQPSWIEKFKNDIRTKRANIGVLVTEVMPAGMERMGMRDGIWICTYDEFKGLSAVLRQSIIQVSQAVQAQENKGDKMSMLYDFLTSNEFRLQIEGIVEGFTQMQGDLDAEKRAMQRIWKQREKQIEKVVHNTLGMYGSIRGIAGNAVQTVRALELDFIEDDNDDPKELE; encoded by the coding sequence ATGGCTGAACAATCTTCAATTCAGTGCCCAAACTGCGGAACTCCTATCGATGTAAATGATGTTTTAAAACACCAGTTAGAAGACAGCATCCGTAAAGAATTTCAGCAAAAAGCTACGATTCAAAACCGTGAATTAGAGCTTAAAAACGAGCAATTCGAAAAAGCCAAAGCCGAATTTGAAGCTAAGAAAAAACAAGAAAATGAACTTTTTGCGGAGCGTTTGGAACGTGAAAAAAAAGCAGCCGAAAAAGAAATTGGCGAAAAGCTGAAAACCAAGCTTGAAGAAGAAAACAAAGACCGTTTGTTATTGATGGAAAAAGAACTTTCTGAAAAGTCTGAAAAAATCAGGGAACTAAATAAAATGCAAGGTGAAATTGCCAAATTGCAACGCGAAAAACTGGAAATGAAAGAAGCCATCCAGGCCGAAGCCGAAAAGCAATTGAATGCACAATTGACTTTGGAACGTGAAAAAATCAGAAAACAGGAAGACGATAAAAATGAGTTAAAATTCAAAGAACTTCAGAAACAACTGGAAGAACAAAAAAAGCTGACTGAAGAAATGAAACGCAAGCAGGAACAAGGTTCCATGCAATTACAGGGTGAAGTAATGGAACTGGCAATCGAAGAATGGCTAGCCAACAACTTCCCTCTTGACAGTATTGACGAAGTCAAAAAAGGGGCAAACGGTGCCGACTGTCTTCAAATTGTAAATACTCGTGAACATCAAAACTGCGGTTCTATTTATTACGAAAGCAAACGTACCAAAGCATTTCAACCTTCATGGATTGAAAAATTCAAAAACGATATCCGAACCAAAAGAGCCAATATTGGTGTTTTAGTTACCGAAGTTATGCCAGCCGGAATGGAACGAATGGGCATGCGAGACGGCATCTGGATTTGTACTTATGACGAATTTAAAGGCTTAAGCGCTGTTCTGCGCCAATCAATAATTCAGGTGAGCCAGGCTGTTCAGGCACAGGAAAACAAAGGTGATAAAATGTCGATGTTATACGATTTTTTAACTAGCAACGAATTCCGTTTGCAGATTGAAGGAATCGTAGAAGGTTTCACCCAAATGCAGGGCGATTTAGATGCTGAAAAAAGAGCCATGCAGCGAATCTGGAAACAGCGCGAGAAGCAAATCGAAAAAGTGGTACATAACACCTTAGGAATGTACGGCTCAATTCGTGGTATTGCCGGAAATGCAGTTCAGACCGTAAGAGCTTTAGAACTCGATTTTATTGAAGACGATAATGACGATCCTAAAGAATTAGAATAA
- a CDS encoding LysR family transcriptional regulator → MELRHLKYFLAVAEELNFTKAAEKLFISQPPLSRQIAELEEELQAKLFIRNNKKVELTEPGKYFKEEVTVLFQNLERISVKTKKMAENVSGEFRIAYISSIYSSVISDLIKHLKAKFPYVNFKLFEISTTKQIDALEQGKIEMGIIRSPIHSPKIKSHLWFKDGFSLAYNKNIFQIKSENEILKLQNETFVFFNKDYAPHYHEVLLELCAFYGFTPKIIHEANNINSIVQLVKNGLGISIVPSNIAKNNQDLEIGFIELKKVNLCTNVSLITSKDDHSEITQSAVDFLLKG, encoded by the coding sequence ATGGAATTACGTCACTTAAAATATTTCTTAGCTGTAGCCGAAGAACTAAATTTTACAAAAGCTGCAGAAAAACTCTTCATTTCCCAGCCGCCTTTAAGTCGCCAAATAGCTGAATTAGAAGAAGAACTTCAGGCCAAGCTCTTCATTCGAAACAATAAAAAAGTAGAATTGACCGAACCTGGAAAATATTTTAAAGAAGAAGTCACAGTACTTTTTCAGAATCTGGAACGGATTTCTGTGAAAACAAAAAAGATGGCAGAGAACGTTTCGGGCGAATTCAGAATCGCTTATATAAGTTCGATTTATTCGTCTGTTATTTCCGATTTAATAAAACATCTTAAAGCAAAGTTTCCGTATGTTAATTTCAAACTTTTCGAAATTTCAACCACCAAACAAATCGATGCTTTAGAACAAGGAAAAATCGAAATGGGAATCATCAGGTCACCCATTCATTCGCCCAAAATAAAATCACATTTGTGGTTTAAGGATGGATTTTCATTGGCTTACAATAAAAACATCTTTCAGATAAAATCAGAAAACGAGATCTTAAAACTGCAAAATGAAACATTTGTGTTTTTCAATAAAGATTATGCACCGCATTATCATGAAGTTTTATTAGAACTTTGTGCTTTTTATGGTTTTACACCGAAGATCATTCACGAAGCGAATAATATCAATTCGATCGTTCAATTAGTAAAAAATGGTTTAGGGATTTCAATTGTTCCATCCAACATTGCTAAAAATAATCAAGATTTAGAAATTGGATTCATTGAATTGAAAAAGGTAAATCTGTGTACGAATGTTTCTTTAATAACTTCAAAAGATGATCATTCTGAAATCACGCAATCAGCGGTTGATTTTTTATTGAAAGGATAA
- a CDS encoding MoaD/ThiS family protein, with amino-acid sequence MIEVKYFGAVAEKTQCSFENVISSNISLQDLLQDLEEKYRFESLSFSVAVNQKIVSKTTDYALKTSDIVALLPPFAGG; translated from the coding sequence ATGATTGAAGTTAAGTATTTTGGAGCTGTCGCCGAAAAAACACAATGTTCATTCGAAAATGTAATTTCTTCGAATATTTCCCTGCAGGATTTATTGCAGGATTTAGAAGAAAAATACCGTTTCGAATCGCTTTCTTTCAGCGTTGCCGTCAATCAGAAGATAGTTTCAAAAACAACCGATTATGCTTTAAAGACAAGTGATATTGTCGCTTTACTGCCTCCTTTTGCCGGAGGATAA
- the moaA gene encoding GTP 3',8-cyclase MoaA yields MTPSKTILTDDFGRKHNYLRISLLEKCNLRCTYCMPADGIALSPKASLMTADEIFSIAQTFVQNGVDKIRLTGGEPLLRKDFPEIVSKLSALDVSLSITTNGILIDRHIEVLKNANIKKINLSLDTVVSSKFHSITLRNQFEKVIDNLHLLLNHDFQVKVNVVLMKGFNDNEITDFINLTESLPISVRFIEFMPFAGNEWDRSKMVSQNEILSKVETCFTSDKIQKLEDEKNFTARTYKIKGFQGDFGIISSITNPFCDSCNRIRLTANGKIKNCLFSNSETDLLTAFRNGESITELISASVKSKKEVRSGMVTISEMDDPKLHFDNRSMIAIGG; encoded by the coding sequence ATGACACCCTCTAAAACCATTTTAACGGATGATTTTGGGCGAAAACACAACTATTTGCGTATTTCGCTGTTAGAGAAATGCAATCTGCGTTGTACGTACTGCATGCCCGCTGACGGAATCGCATTGTCTCCTAAAGCCAGCTTAATGACGGCGGATGAGATTTTTTCCATTGCCCAAACCTTTGTACAAAATGGTGTCGATAAAATCAGATTAACTGGCGGAGAGCCTTTGTTGCGAAAAGATTTTCCTGAAATTGTTTCGAAATTATCAGCCTTAGACGTTTCACTTTCCATTACCACCAACGGTATTTTAATCGACCGTCATATTGAAGTTTTAAAGAATGCCAACATCAAAAAAATAAATCTGAGTTTAGATACTGTGGTTTCATCAAAATTTCATTCGATAACACTTCGAAATCAGTTTGAAAAAGTGATTGATAATCTGCATTTACTTTTGAATCATGATTTTCAGGTGAAAGTAAATGTCGTTTTGATGAAAGGATTTAATGACAATGAAATTACCGATTTTATCAATTTAACGGAATCATTACCCATTTCTGTCCGTTTTATTGAATTTATGCCTTTTGCAGGAAACGAGTGGGACAGGAGCAAAATGGTATCACAAAATGAAATTTTATCAAAGGTTGAGACTTGTTTTACTTCTGATAAAATTCAGAAATTGGAGGATGAGAAAAACTTCACGGCCAGAACTTATAAAATTAAAGGTTTTCAGGGCGATTTCGGAATCATAAGTTCGATTACGAATCCGTTTTGTGACAGCTGTAACCGAATCCGCCTCACAGCAAACGGAAAAATTAAAAACTGTCTTTTTTCCAATTCTGAAACCGATTTGTTGACCGCTTTCAGAAACGGCGAATCCATTACCGAATTGATATCAGCATCTGTAAAAAGCAAAAAGGAAGTCAGATCAGGTATGGTTACAATTTCTGAAATGGATGATCCGAAACTGCACTTCGATAATCGCAGTATGATTGCGATTGGGGGGTAA
- a CDS encoding class I SAM-dependent methyltransferase: MKKSTIEEIKERFDNDVERFSNLETGQVATIDATISLELITEASKRIVPNAAIVLDVGCGAGNYTLMMLSKVPNLNCTLVDLSLPMLDRAFERVSASTNGEVEIIQGDIREIDLEDNSFDIILAGAVLHHLRDDKDWEATFAKLFRLLKPGGCLMISDLITQDTDLLNEYTWQRYGDYLEGIGGVEYRQKVLDYIEKEDSPRSMNYQLDLMKKVGFSKVEILHKNMCFGAFGGIK, from the coding sequence ATGAAAAAATCAACTATCGAAGAAATCAAAGAACGATTTGACAATGACGTCGAACGATTTTCGAACTTAGAAACAGGGCAAGTAGCCACAATCGATGCCACCATTTCTTTAGAATTAATAACGGAAGCTTCAAAACGGATTGTTCCAAATGCTGCAATTGTTTTAGATGTAGGCTGTGGAGCCGGAAATTACACTTTAATGATGTTATCTAAAGTACCAAATTTAAACTGCACTTTGGTCGATTTGAGTTTGCCAATGCTAGATCGCGCTTTTGAGAGGGTTTCGGCTTCAACAAACGGAGAAGTCGAAATTATACAAGGAGATATTCGCGAAATAGATTTAGAAGACAATAGTTTTGATATTATTTTGGCAGGTGCGGTTTTGCATCATTTACGAGATGATAAGGATTGGGAGGCGACTTTCGCTAAATTATTCAGATTATTGAAACCGGGCGGCTGTTTAATGATTTCTGACTTGATCACACAAGACACGGATTTGTTGAATGAATACACGTGGCAGCGTTATGGAGATTATTTGGAAGGAATAGGTGGGGTAGAGTATCGACAAAAAGTTTTGGATTATATTGAGAAAGAAGATTCACCAAGATCAATGAATTATCAATTGGATTTGATGAAGAAAGTGGGTTTTTCGAAAGTCGAAATTTTACACAAAAACATGTGTTTCGGAGCTTTTGGAGGAATTAAGTAA